GCTGCGCTTGGCCACCCGTGTCTGCGACAGACAGAAATTGTTGTCGAAGGGCACCTGAACGCCGTCCTCTGTGCGACGCATGACGCCCATCTGCCGGAAATCAAACGGCGTACCGATCACCGGACGCTGCTCTCCAGTCGGAATCAGGCGGTCATCGACAGGCAGGTAGTGATCGGCAGCAATCATCAGCTCATGATCCAGCATGTCAGGCGAATCATCCAGGTTGAAATAGGAATGCTGGCAGAGATTGGCAAGGGTCGGCGCGTCCGTGGTGGTTTCATAGACCACCGACAGCACACCGTCATCCTGGAGGTGATAAGTCGCCCGGATGTAGGCATTGCCGGGATAACCGGCCCGGCCCGCCGGATCGGTGATCTCGAGCACCACCCGGTCACGATCAAGATCGGCAATCGTCCAATTGCGCCTACCAATGCCATCGCTGCCGCCATGCAGATGGGTAAGGCCGCGCTCGTTGCATTCCAGCTGATAGTCTTCACCATCAAGGGTAAAACGTCCGTTGGCGATGCGATTGGCCAAGCGCCCGGGCGTCGCCCCGAAATAGGGTGAATGGATCGCATAATCCTCGAACCGCTCGAAACCCAGCACCAGCGGTGCCACATGGCCTTCCATCCTGAGATCCTGGATCACCGCTCCCCAGGTCAGCACCTTGGCCTTCAGGCCACCGCCATGCAGCGTGACCTGCTCTACCGTTTCACCCTTGGTGGTCGTGCCAAATTCCAGACGCTGCATATGCTTCCTCACCCTTGCATCGACGGTGCCTGCCTGAGGCGGGCGCGTCATCGTTTCTGCTGTGTCACATAGGTTTATTGCATAATTCCTCAAACCGAAATCGATCAGAGATAAAATATCCAGCAACCATAAGGCGTTACAGCAAACATCAACGCACCATAGACGATGCGGGCCGGATTAACGCGACAGCTCGCGTGCCGCATCCTCCAACCCGCCAAGCGTCAGAGGATGCATGCGCCCGCCCATGAGACGCGAAATCAAACCGATCGAATGGGTATAGGCCCAATGCTCCTGCTGCATCGGGTTGAGCCACAGACATTTGCGAAAATGCGCCGTGATGCGCGAAAGCCAGAGCGCGCCAGGCTCGCCATTCCAATGCTCCAC
The Allorhizobium ampelinum S4 genome window above contains:
- a CDS encoding aldose epimerase family protein — encoded protein: MQRLEFGTTTKGETVEQVTLHGGGLKAKVLTWGAVIQDLRMEGHVAPLVLGFERFEDYAIHSPYFGATPGRLANRIANGRFTLDGEDYQLECNERGLTHLHGGSDGIGRRNWTIADLDRDRVVLEITDPAGRAGYPGNAYIRATYHLQDDGVLSVVYETTTDAPTLANLCQHSYFNLDDSPDMLDHELMIAADHYLPVDDRLIPTGEQRPVIGTPFDFRQMGVMRRTEDGVQVPFDNNFCLSQTRVAKRSVAMARSLKSGVSMEVRTTEPGVQFYAGVYLNIPVSGLEGRRYGAYAGFCLETQIWPDAINQAGFSSAVLRPGETLRQETDYVFSVS